In one window of Zhihengliuella sp. ISTPL4 DNA:
- a CDS encoding GAP family protein: MGPVIGEILPLAVGVAISPVPIIAAILMLLSPKARVTSVGFLLGWILGIVAAVTIFTLISAVLPEQDPDASRPIRGIIQLILGALLLVLAVGQWRKRPKAGQTAALPPWMKAIDTMSFGTALGLGLLLSAVNPKNLLLSAGAGVDIGAASVDAGSSIVVIAVFTLIGASTVLVPVVGYLFAAARLRAPLDALRGWLAAENAVIMAVLLLVIGVSMIGKGIGSF, translated from the coding sequence ATGGGTCCCGTCATCGGAGAGATCCTCCCCCTCGCCGTGGGAGTGGCGATCAGCCCCGTCCCGATCATCGCCGCGATCCTCATGCTGCTGTCCCCGAAAGCGCGCGTCACGAGCGTCGGCTTCCTGCTGGGCTGGATCCTCGGCATCGTGGCCGCGGTCACAATCTTCACCCTCATCTCGGCGGTACTCCCGGAGCAGGACCCGGATGCCTCCCGCCCGATCCGCGGCATCATCCAGCTCATCCTCGGTGCCCTCCTGCTCGTCCTGGCCGTCGGGCAATGGCGCAAACGCCCGAAGGCAGGACAGACCGCTGCGCTGCCGCCATGGATGAAGGCGATCGACACGATGTCCTTCGGCACCGCGCTCGGCCTCGGACTGCTGCTGTCGGCCGTGAACCCGAAGAATCTCCTGCTCTCCGCCGGCGCCGGGGTCGACATCGGCGCCGCCTCCGTGGACGCCGGCTCCTCGATCGTCGTGATCGCCGTGTTCACCCTGATCGGCGCATCGACGGTTCTCGTGCCTGTGGTCGGCTACCTTTTCGCGGCCGCGCGGCTGCGGGCTCCGCTGGACGCACTGCGCGGCTGGCTCGCCGCCGAGAACGCCGTCATCATGGCCGTGCTGCTGCTCGTGATCGGCGTGTCCATGATCGGCAAGGGCATCGGCAGCTTCTGA